The nucleotide sequence CCGGGTCGCCACACGGCGTGGCGAGCTTGCCATGACCATGCCCATCGCCTGCTTCGAGGCGATCAGCAAGGGCGCCGAGACCCGTACGCCGGAGAAGACCGAAGGCTGAGTTGGTGGTGACATCCGGGCGTTGGGATGATATGCTGGGGACCGGCGGTCACAGCGAGGGAGTCCCCACTTCGAGCGTCGCCGAATTCGCCACCGCTCGCGCCGCGTACGTTGTCGAGCACGTGGAGATTCGGATCGACTAAGAGCCGGCAAGGGCGGTGATGATCTGCGGGTCGGCGAGGACGGCCTGCCACGGGCCGGATCGCGGAGCTTCGAGGGTGATGCGGCGGTCGGTTTCGGCGATGACTTCCTGGCGGACCCAGAGGGTCTCGGCGGGCATGCGGTCGGCGACGCGGTCGGCCCACTCGACGGCGACCAGGCAGTCCTTGCGTTCGAGGATTTCATCCCAGCCGAGCGGGTCAAGTTCCTGGCCGCTGGTGAGGCGGTAGGCATCCACATGGACAAGCGTCACGCCGTCACCGTACTCGCAGATAATCACGAACGTGGCTGAGCAGATGCTTCGCTCATCGACAGACAAGCCACGGCCGAGCCCTTTGACGAACTCGGTCTTGCCCGCTCCGAGCTGTCCGACCAGGCCGATTACCGCAGGCAG is from Phycisphaerae bacterium and encodes:
- the tsaE gene encoding tRNA (adenosine(37)-N6)-threonylcarbamoyltransferase complex ATPase subunit type 1 TsaE, with amino-acid sequence MTDRLTVQTHSPEQTRELACRLARRVQLPAVIGLVGQLGAGKTEFVKGLGRGLSVDERSICSATFVIICEYGDGVTLVHVDAYRLTSGQELDPLGWDEILERKDCLVAVEWADRVADRMPAETLWVRQEVIAETDRRITLEAPRSGPWQAVLADPQIITALAGS